The following coding sequences are from one Bradyrhizobium sp. 200 window:
- a CDS encoding tripartite tricarboxylate transporter substrate-binding protein, translating to MLITTAAHAQDYPKRPVTMIVPFAAGGTSDVIARVVAEEMTKSLGQPIVIENVAGAGGSTALARAARAEADGYTIAIGNAGTSAASYTIYPKLPFTPESFVPIAVVAKTFGIVALRKDFPAKNLQDFIAYAKKNPGKVNLGHAGVGSSNYLICKSFVQAAGIDATLVGYRGAAPALTDAIGGQIDGVCDSAASVSQAIDDKLVKGVVVGSTVRLATLPDLPTSAEAGLPDFEAQGWNGLFAPKGTPPAVIAKLNAAAKAAVENEAVKKRFHDLSTVAPDANEHASEMLGQLVTRDVEKYRKLLEEKK from the coding sequence TTGCTGATAACGACCGCCGCGCACGCGCAGGACTATCCCAAGCGTCCCGTTACCATGATCGTGCCGTTCGCGGCCGGCGGCACCTCCGACGTGATCGCGCGCGTGGTCGCCGAAGAGATGACCAAGTCGCTCGGGCAGCCGATCGTGATCGAGAATGTCGCGGGCGCCGGCGGCTCGACCGCGCTGGCGCGCGCCGCGCGCGCGGAAGCGGACGGCTACACCATCGCGATCGGCAATGCCGGCACGAGTGCGGCGAGCTACACGATCTATCCAAAACTGCCGTTCACGCCGGAATCCTTTGTGCCGATTGCAGTCGTTGCGAAGACCTTCGGCATCGTGGCGCTGCGCAAGGATTTTCCGGCGAAGAACCTGCAGGATTTCATCGCCTATGCGAAGAAGAATCCCGGCAAGGTCAATCTCGGCCATGCCGGCGTAGGCTCATCGAATTACCTGATCTGCAAGAGCTTTGTGCAGGCCGCCGGCATCGACGCGACGCTGGTCGGCTATCGCGGCGCCGCGCCGGCGCTGACGGATGCGATCGGCGGCCAGATCGACGGCGTCTGCGATTCGGCCGCCTCGGTGTCGCAGGCGATCGATGACAAGCTGGTGAAGGGCGTCGTCGTCGGCTCGACCGTGCGGCTTGCGACCTTGCCCGATCTGCCGACGTCTGCAGAAGCCGGTCTTCCGGATTTCGAAGCGCAGGGCTGGAACGGCCTGTTCGCGCCAAAGGGCACGCCGCCTGCGGTCATCGCGAAACTGAACGCCGCCGCCAAGGCCGCCGTCGAGAACGAAGCCGTGAAGAAGCGCTTTCACGATCTCTCCACCGTGGCGCCTGACGCCAACGAGCACGCGAGCGAAATGCTCGGCCAACTGGTGACACGCGACGTCGAGAAATATCGCAAGTTGCTGGAAGAGAAGAAATAG
- a CDS encoding ABC transporter substrate-binding protein produces the protein MPIRKASCTVKASCTAALLAALLSSHSATAETTLRIAMTASDIPTATGLPNNGFEGMRFLGYPIFEGLVLWDLTRTDRLATLRPGLAEKWEQDPGDNKTWIFHLRQGVKFHDGTDFNADAVIWNLDRYFNSESPQFEPPSSAISRSRVPVMGSYRKIDNATVAITTTKPASYFPYMAVYLLFTSPTSFEKAGKDWAKVATLPAAGTGPFRITKVVPRQEADLARWDKYWDPAKMAKVENVMLMPIPEANSRLAALRSGQVDWIEVPPPDGIGSLKSAGFTVTTGSYPHVWPWFYNIGAANSPFKDVRVRQALNYCIDREGLVALLNGTAEPSVGWLKASDPDFGAPVHRYKFEPAKGKALLAEAGYTPAKPLSFKAMISNSGSGQMLPLPMNEFLQQNLKESCGVNVEFDVTEWQVLLTAARATPDSPNLRGAMVLNISSPSSDAGVMARYFLAANFSPNGFNFEQWKDDEFEDALKTISESTDSKAISTAYRKAHERLVDNPPWLYIVHDLNPRAMSRKVKGFVSPQSWFVDLTLVSVQ, from the coding sequence ATGCCTATTCGCAAGGCTTCCTGCACGGTCAAGGCTTCCTGTACGGCTGCGCTGTTGGCCGCGCTCCTGTCGTCCCATTCGGCGACGGCTGAAACCACGCTGCGCATCGCCATGACGGCGTCCGACATTCCCACTGCGACCGGGCTGCCGAACAATGGTTTCGAGGGAATGCGCTTCCTCGGCTATCCGATCTTCGAAGGATTGGTGCTTTGGGACCTGACCAGGACAGACCGGCTGGCGACCTTGCGTCCCGGGCTTGCGGAGAAGTGGGAGCAGGACCCCGGCGACAACAAGACCTGGATTTTCCATCTGCGCCAGGGCGTCAAATTCCACGACGGCACCGATTTCAATGCCGACGCCGTGATCTGGAATCTTGACCGTTATTTCAACAGCGAGAGCCCGCAATTTGAGCCGCCGAGTTCGGCAATTTCGCGGTCGCGCGTTCCCGTGATGGGCAGCTACCGGAAGATCGATAACGCAACCGTCGCCATCACCACCACGAAGCCGGCCTCCTATTTTCCCTATATGGCGGTCTATCTCCTGTTCACCTCGCCGACATCGTTCGAGAAGGCGGGAAAGGATTGGGCCAAGGTCGCGACCTTGCCGGCGGCCGGCACCGGGCCGTTCCGGATCACCAAAGTGGTGCCACGACAGGAAGCCGATCTTGCGCGCTGGGACAAATATTGGGACCCAGCCAAGATGGCGAAAGTCGAAAACGTCATGCTGATGCCGATCCCCGAGGCGAATTCGCGATTGGCCGCGTTGCGCTCCGGCCAGGTCGACTGGATCGAGGTGCCGCCGCCCGACGGTATCGGCTCGCTGAAATCGGCGGGCTTCACCGTCACCACCGGCTCCTATCCGCATGTCTGGCCGTGGTTCTACAACATCGGCGCGGCCAACAGCCCGTTCAAGGATGTCAGAGTTCGCCAGGCGCTGAACTATTGCATCGATCGGGAAGGGCTGGTCGCGCTGCTCAACGGCACTGCAGAGCCTTCGGTCGGGTGGCTCAAGGCCAGCGATCCCGATTTCGGCGCGCCGGTCCATCGCTACAAGTTCGAGCCCGCCAAGGGCAAGGCGCTGCTCGCGGAAGCAGGCTACACGCCGGCGAAGCCGCTCTCGTTCAAGGCGATGATCTCGAATTCCGGCTCGGGGCAGATGCTGCCGTTGCCGATGAACGAGTTCCTGCAGCAGAATCTGAAGGAGTCCTGCGGCGTCAACGTCGAATTCGACGTGACCGAATGGCAGGTGCTGCTGACCGCGGCGCGCGCCACGCCAGACAGCCCGAACCTGCGCGGCGCCATGGTGCTCAATATCAGCTCGCCGTCGTCGGATGCCGGCGTCATGGCGCGCTACTTTCTGGCAGCCAATTTCTCGCCGAACGGCTTCAATTTCGAGCAGTGGAAGGACGACGAATTCGAAGACGCGCTGAAGACAATCTCGGAATCAACCGATTCGAAGGCGATCTCGACCGCCTATCGCAAGGCGCATGAGCGGCTCGTCGACAATCCCCCGTGGCTCTACATCGTCCACGATCTCAATCCCCGCGCGATGAGCCGGAAGGTCAAGGGTTTTGTTTCGCCGCAGTCGTGGTTCGTCGATCTGACGCTGGTGAGCGTGCAATAG
- a CDS encoding PaaI family thioesterase: protein MNELPKNAFQRRPDLHVETEGEFAGWRTWTRDSFETHNGPFWHRMDDNGRVQCAFRVEQKHLNGQRNVHGGCFMSFADYCLFAIASSVLEGPGVTVSFACEFLDAAREGELVECEGEITRAGGSLIFLRGVLKSGERSLFTFSGTIKRVKWKMPLDTGAVAT from the coding sequence GTGAACGAACTCCCCAAAAATGCATTTCAACGCCGCCCTGACCTGCATGTCGAGACCGAGGGCGAATTTGCCGGCTGGCGGACCTGGACCCGCGACAGCTTTGAGACCCATAACGGCCCGTTCTGGCACCGGATGGACGACAACGGGCGCGTCCAATGCGCGTTCCGGGTCGAGCAGAAGCACCTCAACGGCCAGCGCAACGTTCATGGCGGCTGCTTCATGTCGTTCGCCGACTACTGCCTGTTTGCGATCGCCTCTTCCGTACTGGAGGGGCCCGGCGTCACGGTCTCGTTCGCCTGCGAGTTTCTCGATGCCGCGCGCGAGGGCGAACTGGTCGAATGCGAGGGCGAAATCACCCGCGCCGGCGGCTCGCTGATCTTCCTGCGCGGCGTGCTGAAATCCGGCGAACGGTCGTTGTTCACGTTCTCAGGCACCATCAAGCGGGTGAAGTGGAAGATGCCTCTGGACACAGGCGCCGTTGCCACCTGA
- the purL gene encoding phosphoribosylformylglycinamidine synthase subunit PurL, giving the protein MNEPQITPELVASHGLKPDEYERILKLIGRVPTFTELGIFSAMWNEHCSYKSSRIHLRGLPTKAPWVIQGPGENAGVIDIGDGQAVVFKMESHNHPSYIEPYQGATTGVGGILRDVFTMGARPIACLNALSFGAPEHPKTRHLVSGVVAGVGGYGNSFGVPTVGGQVRFHTRYDGNILVNAMAVGLAETDKIFYAAASGVNMPIVYLGSKTGRDGIHGASMASAEFDDDSAEKRPTVQVGDPFAEKLLLEACLEIMEKGCVIAIQDMGAAGLTCSAVEMGAKGDLGVDLILDHVPTRETGMSAYEMMLSESQERMLMVLKPEKEKEAEAIFKKWGLDFAVVGYTTPSKRFVVKHGGDVMADLPIKELGDEAPVYDRPHVPSAALPVVQAREVKPPIGISAALEKLIATPELCSKRWVWEQYDHVILGNTVQRPGGDAAVVRVQDGPKGLALTVDVTPRYCEADPFEGGKQAVAEAWRNITAVGGRPLAITDNLNFGNPERPEIMGQFVGCLKGISEACSALDFPVVSGNVSLYNETNGRGILPTPSIGGVGLLDDFTKSATLAFKAGGEAILLIGDTQGWLGQSVYLRDICDREEGAPPPVDLSAEKRNGDVVRGMIRAGTATAVHDVSDGGLLIALAEMAIASGIGAQLLAAPASIVPHAYWFGEDQARYIVTVPVADAGLVLAKMKGAGVPCARIGTTGGDAIAVAGETPVSVGALKSAFEHWLPAYMSGKAS; this is encoded by the coding sequence ATGAACGAGCCCCAGATCACCCCCGAACTCGTCGCCAGCCATGGCCTGAAGCCGGACGAGTATGAGCGCATTCTCAAGCTGATCGGGCGGGTGCCGACATTCACCGAGCTCGGGATTTTCTCGGCAATGTGGAACGAGCACTGCTCGTACAAGTCCTCGCGCATCCATCTGCGGGGCCTGCCGACCAAGGCGCCTTGGGTGATCCAGGGCCCGGGCGAGAACGCCGGCGTCATCGACATCGGCGACGGCCAGGCGGTGGTCTTCAAGATGGAGAGCCACAACCACCCGAGCTATATCGAGCCCTATCAGGGGGCGACCACGGGCGTCGGCGGCATTCTGCGCGACGTGTTCACGATGGGCGCGCGGCCGATTGCCTGCCTCAATGCGCTGAGCTTTGGTGCGCCGGAACACCCCAAGACGCGGCATCTGGTATCGGGCGTGGTCGCCGGCGTCGGCGGCTATGGCAACTCATTCGGCGTGCCGACGGTGGGCGGGCAGGTGCGTTTTCATACCCGCTACGACGGCAACATCCTGGTCAACGCGATGGCGGTTGGGCTGGCCGAGACTGACAAGATCTTCTATGCGGCCGCCTCCGGCGTGAACATGCCGATCGTCTATCTCGGCTCCAAGACCGGCCGCGACGGCATCCACGGCGCCTCGATGGCCTCAGCCGAGTTCGACGACGATTCCGCCGAGAAGCGGCCGACGGTGCAGGTCGGCGATCCCTTTGCGGAAAAGCTGCTGCTGGAAGCCTGCCTCGAAATCATGGAAAAAGGTTGCGTGATCGCGATCCAGGACATGGGCGCGGCGGGCCTCACATGCTCGGCGGTCGAGATGGGCGCCAAGGGCGATCTCGGCGTCGATCTCATCCTCGATCACGTGCCGACGCGCGAAACCGGCATGAGCGCCTATGAGATGATGCTCTCGGAAAGCCAGGAGCGCATGCTCATGGTGCTCAAGCCCGAGAAGGAGAAAGAGGCCGAGGCGATCTTCAAGAAGTGGGGCCTCGACTTTGCGGTGGTCGGTTACACCACGCCGAGCAAGCGCTTCGTGGTCAAGCATGGCGGCGACGTCATGGCCGATCTGCCGATCAAGGAATTGGGCGACGAGGCGCCGGTCTATGACCGCCCGCATGTCCCGTCCGCAGCGTTGCCGGTGGTGCAGGCGCGCGAGGTGAAGCCGCCGATCGGGATTTCCGCGGCGCTGGAGAAGCTGATCGCGACGCCCGAGCTGTGCTCGAAGCGCTGGGTGTGGGAGCAATATGACCACGTCATTCTCGGCAATACCGTGCAGCGTCCGGGCGGCGATGCCGCCGTAGTACGCGTGCAGGACGGGCCGAAGGGGCTCGCGCTCACCGTCGACGTGACGCCGCGCTATTGCGAGGCCGATCCGTTCGAAGGCGGCAAGCAGGCGGTGGCCGAAGCCTGGCGCAACATCACTGCGGTCGGCGGCCGTCCGCTCGCGATCACCGACAATCTGAATTTCGGCAATCCGGAACGCCCCGAAATCATGGGCCAGTTCGTCGGCTGCCTGAAGGGCATTTCCGAAGCCTGCAGCGCGCTCGATTTTCCGGTCGTCTCGGGCAACGTCTCGCTCTACAACGAGACCAACGGCCGCGGCATTCTGCCGACGCCCTCGATCGGCGGCGTCGGCCTGCTCGACGATTTCACCAAGTCGGCGACGCTGGCCTTCAAGGCGGGCGGTGAAGCCATTTTGCTGATCGGCGATACCCAAGGCTGGCTCGGGCAATCGGTGTACCTGCGCGATATCTGCGACCGCGAAGAGGGCGCGCCGCCGCCGGTCGATCTGTCAGCCGAAAAGCGCAATGGCGACGTGGTGCGCGGCATGATCCGCGCCGGCACCGCGACCGCGGTGCACGACGTTTCCGACGGCGGCCTGCTGATCGCGCTCGCCGAGATGGCGATTGCGAGCGGCATCGGCGCGCAGCTATTGGCAGCGCCAGCCTCGATCGTGCCGCACGCCTACTGGTTCGGCGAGGATCAGGCGCGCTACATCGTCACGGTGCCGGTGGCGGATGCCGGCCTGGTGCTGGCCAAGATGAAGGGCGCGGGCGTGCCCTGCGCGCGGATCGGCACCACGGGCGGCGATGCAATTGCGGTTGCCGGTGAAACACCGGTGTCGGTGGGTGCGCTGAAGTCGGCGTTCGAGCACTGGCTGCCGGCCTATATGAGCGGCAAGGCGTCGTGA